Below is a genomic region from Rhodohalobacter sp. 614A.
AGCTTACTGATCGCCAGAGTTCAGGGGTACCGGTTTACTTTTCACTGATGCTTGCAGCACTTGCCATACTTGTTCAGTTCTTCGGCAACCTGGAGCAGATCACCACGTTTTCCAGCATTACTTTTCTTTTCGTTTTTTCTATTGTCAACTATATGGGATACAAACACAGTGTTTTTAATGGTTGGAATAGAGCTGTGCCACTGTTGGGATCATTCGGTTGCGCTTCGGCAATGCTTGTTCTTTTCTATGAGATGTTCGTCTCAAACCGACAGACATTTTATCTCGTACTTGGAATAGCCGTTGTACTCTTGCTTTGCCGTGAAGCGTATATTTGGTTTCATTCAAAATATAAAGGGAAACGGGACTGATTCTTTCTTTAAAAATATCTGAATAAATAAAAAAGCCTGTCCGTAAAGACAGGCTTTTTTGTGAAACAGTTTGGAATTAACCCACTACAATTCTGTTATTCACACCGGTAACTCCCGGAGTGTAAAGCGCAGATTCAAAAGCAGCGTTTCTTGCACTAAACGTTTTTACAGATCCAGAAAGAGTTACACTGCCATTCATTACCGTTACTTCGATATCATCGGCAGTCACCTGAACATTCCGTTCAAGCGCATTTACAATCTCTTCCGCAATGATTTCGTCTTTAAAATCATCCGTGGGAACCACTGCAAGATTATTGCTGACACCCAATACGCCGTTAATATCAAGCACTTCTTTTTCGGCAGAGATTTTCTCCCAAAAAGCATCAACAGTGCCTTCGAGAGTTACCCAGCCATTATCGACTGTTACATCAATAGAATACGATTGCACATCACTATTAATACTTAGCGAATTGCGCACATGTTCTTGAAGTTGTACATCACCCGGAATGGTATGGGTTGATATCATTTGTACGTCCAGGTTGTTCGCTACGGAAACAACGCCATCAACCTGTTGAGCATCATCGTACGCTGCAGATTTGCCCGTCATTGTTGGGACTTTTCCTTCAAGGTCTACATTTCCGTTCATGACCTTGATACTAATTTCTTTCGATTCGATTCGGTCATCCCAGTCTAATTGATGGGCTACGTCTGCAAGTATTTTTTCATCATCTCTCATAATTATTACCTCTTTTGATTTATGATTCTTCCATTTATTTCTATGTCTTATAGCAAAGTGAACGGTTGAATCATTCCATTTTTCAATAGATTGGAAAACAAGCCGTTAGGAAGCTTTTTTAACCGGAATCCAGATTTCGCTGTATTGTTTATCTGAGGAATTTTCAATCTCTTTATTCAAGAGCATTTCAGGTCCTTCGGATAGTTCATACCGGGATTCGGGAAACCACTCCGAAAAAATTCGTCCCCATGTGTTTTGGATTTTTTCTGCTGAAGAATCCTCAATTTCGAAGACAGCCCACGAAGATGACGGAACCTGAAGAGTTGCAAAATCCTTAACAGCCGACTTGGTTGTAGCTACTCCGATGTAATGATCTAATTCCCCATTTTCCTCCATCCGGCCTTCGTCAAAATTCGTGGATGCATGAATCAATCCCCTGGGTTCAGTATTGCAAAGGGATGTGAGCTCCGCAATTGTATCAGTATCCAGGCTCTTTCGCAGATCGACAATTTCCTGGTTCACTCCCTCAAAAATGATTTGAATCCGTTTCATCACTCCGACGATGGTAAAAGCTTCTTTTTTGATAATTCGATGGTTCATTTCAGTACCTCCTTTTATGGACATGTGAAAACTCATTCGAGGATAGGCTTTGATCGATTGCCCGCCTTTTTGGACTTCTGATGGTGTGATGCCATGCCAGTTTTTAAACGCCCGGGTAAAAGAGTCTGGCGAGTCATAACCAACCTTTTGGGCGATAGTTGCAATAGACAGTTCCCTATCAGATAGTTCAGAAGCAGCAAGGGAAAGACGCCTGCGGCGAATGTATTCCGACAGAGAAATTCCTGTCATAAAGGGAAACATCCTTCGGAAATGATATTCTGAGCACCTGGCAACCCGGGCCACTTCAAAATAATCGACCTCATCCGTCAGATGATCTTCGATATAATTCATGGCACCGTTCATCTTATCAAGCCAATCCATATGAATGGTTGTTCGTTACTATTTCTTGTTCAGAGGTAAATTAAAAGCAGTAAACCGACAGTTCATGTACAAGTTTGCAGGGTGGCAGTGAAATTTATAGTAAGATGTTTCCTCAAAATCACTTCCTCTTTAATGTAGAAAGACTGATCTTTAAATAAGAGGATATAGTTTTTCTGGAAATAGGTGGTACTCCTCTGGTTAAGCATTGCTTTTTTTAAGAAGGTTAAACCAAGAGATCATGATCAAATATAACTTCTATAGAGCTGTAAAAAATATATTCAGGTTCAGGAGTCATTACATCATTGGAATTAGCGGCCTGGTTTTGGGAATGGCCAGCGCATTGGTCATTACGGCCTGGGTTATACAGGAAATGAGTTACGACAGATTTCATGATCGTAGTGAGTCCATTTATATGGTTACCACCGATATTAAAAATAATCAAGGAGATGATAACCGATTCCCGGAGACGCCACCGCCTCTGTCTGATGCTCTGGAAGAAGAAATACCATCTATTACCAACAGCACTCATTTCGTCTACTTATATGGAGGCCGGGAATTACAGTCAGGCGATGTACGATTCAACGAAACGGGCATTGCTGCAACTTCAAGTTTTTTTGATGTTTTTAATTTTGATTTAGAAACCGGGAACCCAAAATCTCTTGAAGAACCGAATAGTATTTTTCTTACCCGGAATTTGGCCACTAAAATTTTCTCTCATCAAAATCCCATTGGTGAAACAGTGGTATACAATGGGGATAAAAACCTGACGGTAAGAGGGATTCTGAGCAATATTCCAAAAACCTCAAGTCTGAGATTTGAATACCTTATATCCTATACGCTTGAAAATGAAAATCAGGAGGAGTGGTGGCAGTTATCCGATGCGACTTTTATCAAAACCAGGGAAAATGCGGATCAGAATGAAGTGAAAAATCTATCCCAGCAGGTGTTCAGGAAACATATTACGGATGAACAGTATAACTTGAACCTCATTCCAATAACAGATCTGCGATATAAAGCTGATTTTAGTTTTTTTAATGCCGAACACGGCAGTTACAAGAAGCTGTTAACATTGGCGTTTGTAGCTGTTTTGATCTTGGTTTTAGCATGTCTTAACTATACAAATCTTATCTCGGCGTATGCCTATAAAAGAAGAATGGAAGTAATGGTAAGAAAAGTGAATGGAGCCAGCTCAAAGCAACTATTCTACTTTTTTTTGATGGAATCTATCGTGGTTTCAGTTCTTGTGTGGGGATTGGCTGTTCTGGTCTCAGAGTTTTTCAGTTTTGGATTCCAGTCGATTTTGGATGTTGAACTTACACGCTTCTATTTCAACCGTAGTATTTTAATCACATTTCCAATTTCTGTTATACTGATTGGAATCATCTCCGGATTATTTCCTGCAATGCTCGCAAGTTCGATGGAGGCTATAACAAAAACCGGCAGGATGCACGTTAACTCTTTTTTTTCGGGGCGGGTTCGCAATGCATTTATTCTGAGTCAGTTTGTGGTTTCTATCGCGCTTACAATTTCCTGCCTTGTAATATGGCAACAGGTTCATTTCATGGAGAGTTATGATGTTGGATACAAAAAAGAGAACATCATTGAAGTTGTTCTGCCGGATAATCCACAGATAAATCTTGAAATTATCAGGAGTGAACTGCTTGCAGAACCAAACATTACCCAGGTAAGTTTGGCCGGGACTTCCCCGGTGAATCTGCCACCTATTTTTACCACGGAAGGCTGGCAATGGGAAGGCCTCGAAGAAG
It encodes:
- a CDS encoding AraC family transcriptional regulator — encoded protein: MDWLDKMNGAMNYIEDHLTDEVDYFEVARVARCSEYHFRRMFPFMTGISLSEYIRRRRLSLAASELSDRELSIATIAQKVGYDSPDSFTRAFKNWHGITPSEVQKGGQSIKAYPRMSFHMSIKGGTEMNHRIIKKEAFTIVGVMKRIQIIFEGVNQEIVDLRKSLDTDTIAELTSLCNTEPRGLIHASTNFDEGRMEENGELDHYIGVATTKSAVKDFATLQVPSSSWAVFEIEDSSAEKIQNTWGRIFSEWFPESRYELSEGPEMLLNKEIENSSDKQYSEIWIPVKKAS
- a CDS encoding BON domain-containing protein, which translates into the protein MRDDEKILADVAHQLDWDDRIESKEISIKVMNGNVDLEGKVPTMTGKSAAYDDAQQVDGVVSVANNLDVQMISTHTIPGDVQLQEHVRNSLSINSDVQSYSIDVTVDNGWVTLEGTVDAFWEKISAEKEVLDINGVLGVSNNLAVVPTDDFKDEIIAEEIVNALERNVQVTADDIEVTVMNGSVTLSGSVKTFSARNAAFESALYTPGVTGVNNRIVVG
- a CDS encoding ABC transporter permease; the protein is MIKYNFYRAVKNIFRFRSHYIIGISGLVLGMASALVITAWVIQEMSYDRFHDRSESIYMVTTDIKNNQGDDNRFPETPPPLSDALEEEIPSITNSTHFVYLYGGRELQSGDVRFNETGIAATSSFFDVFNFDLETGNPKSLEEPNSIFLTRNLATKIFSHQNPIGETVVYNGDKNLTVRGILSNIPKTSSLRFEYLISYTLENENQEEWWQLSDATFIKTRENADQNEVKNLSQQVFRKHITDEQYNLNLIPITDLRYKADFSFFNAEHGSYKKLLTLAFVAVLILVLACLNYTNLISAYAYKRRMEVMVRKVNGASSKQLFYFFLMESIVVSVLVWGLAVLVSEFFSFGFQSILDVELTRFYFNRSILITFPISVILIGIISGLFPAMLASSMEAITKTGRMHVNSFFSGRVRNAFILSQFVVSIALTISCLVIWQQVHFMESYDVGYKKENIIEVVLPDNPQINLEIIRSELLAEPNITQVSLAGTSPVNLPPIFTTEGWQWEGLEEGAHTSVYRIYADENYAGLFEINLVEGQFYSPEKTNENKIVINETFAGLMGFADPVGRIVEHNDKKYEIAGVMEDFNYQHLSNSIQPMAVLYDKSRNKIFIKTENISEDALENISDILTSFTGTTISYSLVSDEFSKLYYGENKIIEALLAFTLLTILLSGMGMIGMITFTIERRTKEIAIRKISGAKIREIMMLLNKGIVKWFLLGFIICIPFTVAGLNYWLDNFAFKVSLSAWIFIEGAAIILLINLLTVSWQTWRAAIQNPANSLRQE